The genomic stretch gtgtttttacaatttttatttattattatttattatgtttttttaatttattttttatatttttcattttttttctttacgtttttcttttttgtcacatttttctcttatccgagcgtgttttggataaaaaaaattcgttaaccctggAATCCAGAAAAACCTCAGTTTTGAGGTTTTCCGATTTCTGGTTGCATGTCCCCTTTTACTGACGTGTCGGGagtggaacattactcgggaatcatcgattacctaaaccaaacaggatttttgttgataaccttggatggataaccaaggttatcaagaataacccccaaccaaacgtaCCCCTAGAGTGATGCATGTGACGTCAAGTTTGATTAAGTTTCTGATTTACATTCAAATGACGAACACGTGATCAAGATAAGAAGTGATCCCCTAGATCGCACGAGTTCTAATAAGTCTATCATTCTTAGATCAATCGCCCATTAAGAAAATTTCATTAGTTAATTTGCCAAAGTTAGGGCTCGATCTTTAAATACCTGAGAAACTAAGAATGTGCCTTGTCGCTGTACCATTGCCTAGGGGCAAACTTTTGTATATTAGCATAGGAGGTGGGAGAGATTTTTTCTTCTTAGAGCATGTGCCTATTGGAAATTATTCTCTTATCTCATTATAATGTATCTGTCAATCTTTAACCAATTAGGTACCCTGTAGAAATGCCAACATTTTATATATGATCTCGTATAAAGTTGTGTGATATTCATCTAATCTTTTATATGCTATCATTTAAAATTATTAGTCTCACATCAAAATACGTgtttcaaacttttttttttttaatgttgcaAAGTTCATGAGACTAATCGTCTCTTAGAAAATGATCTCTTTGCCTCTAACTATAATATGAATGAATAATATGAATAAATGATTCGATTATATCTAAGGTCTTCTAATATGGTATGCCTGTttgaaattattatatataatttgaGTTATATTATTATCATCTAATCACATAATCAATATTATGGaggataaaatataattaaatattatttggtttaacaaaaatttatttatttagaaattttaatttaatattttattatattactttcacaaaatcaacatatttttttaaaatttttttcctttttttaatgtttttttacgtatttctgtttttaaaaaattccttttttaaacctttttacgttttttatgtattttttttatttttttctttgtttacatttttaaattttttattttgtttacgtgttttcatttttttaacgttttttccctttttaaagtgtttttatatttttttatgtttttcttttttttcctttatgtTTTCCTTTTTTTCACCATTTTTCTCTTACCGGaggatatttttaataaaaaaaattattaatctagaaatcaagaaaaatttcaattttcttaaattttctgaTTCCAAATTTCATATCCTTTTTGCTGATATGTTGACATAGAATATTACTCGGAAACCATCGATTACTTAAATAAAATAGGATTTTAGTTGATAACTTTAGATAGATAATCAAGATTATCAAAGATAACCCCACTAACACACCCTAATAGTTATCAACCTCGTcagcaaattaatatttttaatttaataaatgaacTAATCAAAAAATTGTGAAACAAAAGGACTTTACAAAAATGCTCAACTatgataattttagaaataaaattattaaaattttagtaaTGCAATTATGGAGCATTGTAAGGTTTCACAACAAAGCTCATGGGATGAAACAAAGTTACAAAGTCCATagtcttaaatttaaatttagcatatgaaaatctttaataattcataaaaaaaggatttcaaattaattttgaaattattagaacTTCAAATCACTTTTTAAAAAATACCAGACATAATTTTTTTGTTTACAAAATTAAAagtcatttttaaatcttgaaaataataattatttttatttttttttacttttgaaaaaATTATGTAAGATTTTAtcaatttagaaataattttaaataaattttaaaaaagtcaattctaaatttgtaattaattttgaaaagcaaACTCAAGTGAATTGATTGAAACAAATTGAAGTGGACATTCCAACAACACCATACAATACATtcatcaagctttaaggggaaaaaAATAACATTAATAAAGTTGTCTAATCCAAATTTCAAACATTTTTCATCAGTCAATCCTATCCTCATGTATTACATACTAGAAGATAACAAAATTGAGGGTGAGGGTTTGTCTGATGAAAATTATGTACTACAATGCAATTATTCCAAAAAATATACTTAATAATTTCTCCTTTATTGCATTATCACATACCATCCCTATGACTTCTTTCGAAAGTGGCCTAGCTActtacttctttttttttattattattattattattattttttatgacatagtcaaatatcatatttttttaaaaataaatcctgTGGATATTATATGGGCAAACTATTAGGAAAAGACAACCTTGCTTGAATTAATTAtgatgatacaaataatttataaatctctataatagtatgatattatttaaattttttcttaaatattCAATTAATCGATGTCACTTTCTCTTCTAAGATTTTTTCACTACCTAAGGTTCCCTTCCTAGGATTTTCGCCAACCATTCTGTCATCcttgacttaaatttttcattattTAGAATTCACTCCTCAAAATTTCCATCAATCATCTGATCATCATTGATCTACTTAGACTTTTTAtcacttaaaatttattttgaacctAAActcttataaatttattttagatgTTATTTAAAAATCTCATGCCAATAAAATTATATGATATTTTATCTTATAATTATAATACATGatgttttctatatatttttattgtgattttcaATCAATTCGAGTAATGATGTCTATGCACTTTTTTTCCTCAATTCACATTGTTTTCGTGTGTCCTGACCGACCATCTAGTGGTTAAGTCAACCATCTCATCTCCTTGGAAAATTTCCAAAACCGATTGGGTTCGGGCATGCAAAAGTCAAAAGGTGATGCCGGCTGAGTTAGTTTGTACATGCATGCAATGCACCTGCCTACCCTCGCGATGCATACACGAGAGAAAGTCAAACGCAAATTTGGAAGTGGTAGGGCCACGAAAAACTAAAATGTCAAATCCAATCCCCGAACTATTCCCTATTTGTCATCACCACTTCGCCATTATTAATTAGAATATAATTAAGAATTAGTAAGAAAGTCATGGACACTGTCCCCATCACTCTCAAGCTTATCCCCATTTCAATGATTGACCTATAATAATGTAAACTTTATCTCAGTTCAAGTAACTTTCGAGTCATcctttaactttcttcttcttcttcttcttcttcggtgtGTGCTTAACTCTCGTTAATGCATGCCCGCTTCTTAATTGTTTCACTAAAAAGCAAAGAATCTAGTAATTTAACTTGATGAACTCAATCTAAAATTGTAACATATGGGTTCGGTTTTGAGATGAATTTAATATGATTTAGTTATATATGAAAACGATTAGACTTGTGAAAATTTCATCAATCAATCATTCCCAAGCCTAGAAGACATCTTAGATTATGTTTGTAGATAAAAGATAACCGAGAGATCTTTTGTATTGTACATTTGTTCTCATATTATATATTATAGCCCTTCCTCACTGTATATATATCCATCACATGAACAAAGTAATTAACATATACCAGAATTTTCTCCTCTATACATGAACACTAATTAATATTTGTAAATGAAGGAATCAAAGCATGGTATAGCACCAAGGAGATTAAGCAACTCATTAATGAACCCTCTTATCTTTGATCCAACTACTTGCTCTAATTAAGCATTACTACCCACTCATTGAATTCGTTATCATAATCATGGCCATTGTTAGAGCTTGATCCATTCCCGGGTGCACCGTCAGCGCAAGAACATCTTTGTCGAGTAAATTCTTCGTCACCGATGATCCATACTTCCTACTCACCTGCCAAATTAACAAgtgaaaaaaaaatcacattaattCACTAACACCCAATTCACCCAAATTATCCATATCTTTAATTTGCCTAGCTAGCTACTTAACTAATATGTACCTCAGCTACAAGTGTGTTTGGATCAGCCTGATATATCTTGGACCATTCCTTCTCCCTCGACCAACTCATTCGATAGCCGCCTAACGATTTAACCGATCCACGGTCCGCGAACATGGAGATGGAGCAACTCGAACTCCCCAAGTGTTTGGTCGCCTTGAACAGTGGCCTAAGCCTCTCATCCTTGCTCATTGTTTGTGTATCTTCGTCTCCCTCGTAGACCTTCCAACTCTCCCTCAAGTTCAGTATCTGCATGAATGCCAAGAGAATCATTATGTTACATATCAAAGAGATAATATTCTAGGTATCCGTTCATCGACTAATCCTACAATTTATACACATTCAAAAAGTCGATcttcaaaatattcataaccagTACTACTCAAGAGTGCTCAACGTATTACACTGACCTAAAAAAAGTTAAGACACATGTCGCCATGCAAACCCTAATTAAAGAATATGATGAGCTTGCAAGATGCCAGTTGGAGTACACGACAATTGAtgttttcatcaaattttatCATCTCCCTTTCTGACATTAGCATGCGCAGGAGATCGACAAGTTATAGTGCGACAAGTAATCCAGCTGCGAACACTATTGATGTCGACAAGGACGGAGCCACGTTATGGCCTACTCGGGCTTTATCCTGAGGTCGGGCCCTTGAGGCCGACATAGTTGAGGAGGAGTTGCCGGATTTGTGAcgggagaaaggaaaaaaaatagaaggtGGTCTGATAGCCCGTGTTGGGGCGGCAGCGGCGGATGGTGAGAAGGACGTTGCCGTCGGTGTCCATAAGAACCGTCCCTAAATCAATAGGGAAGAGGTAAATCACTGATGACTATTAACTATTAATGCAAATGGTCGAGACATAGGAAAGGTTATGCTCAAACGCGCAGTAtaacagttatatatatatatatatagagagagcgCGCGCACGCGTACGTTGGGGCGGCAGCGGCGGATGGTGAGGAGGACGTTGCCGTGGGAGTCCATGAGGAGGGTGTGGCGGCGCCAGTCGTGGGCGTAGTTGTCGACGCGGAAGACGATGCGGCCGTCGGCGTCGTCGAACACCGTGTACCCGTGGCTGTTGAACAGCAGCGACTTGCGCCACACCGTCAGCCGCCTCGCCGGCGCCGACGAGGTGCTGCACGTCTCCGGCCACGATTCCATGCTTTTGAGCTCCCGCACGCAGTGTGTCTGTCCGTGCCGCATATTCTGGCCGCTTGCGTTTTATATACCGCGCTCCCCATACGCGTGACGTCTGCGTATGCGTGAATATAATAAATATCGAATTATCGATTTTCTAGTCGTCAATAATGAAGCACACTTTTTCtgacaaaaaaaatatatcgGGCACGTTTTAATAGTAGTGGTAGAAATATTATGGAAATtatataaaaatgattttttaaataaaaatataataaaatttaagaataaaatatagacaaatatcaCCACCTAATTAATGCACATCGATTTATTTCTTAACAGTGAAGCTTTGGTTGACCGAATTAATTAgcgataatttttttttctttctaaaaagAATATAAATCGCAAGAGAAAAGAAGCCATAATTTGCTTTGTTCGTGAGAAACGTGGGGACTACGCTAATAATGTGAAGTTTCGTTATTTCTAGTCATGAAATTTAAGTTGACCGTCTTTCCTCTTCTGATTTTAATTATATAAACCAAGGAAAAAATTAATAGCTTTGTATATATTATATATTCAACTTTGCAAATATTATTGAATTAAAATCATATTACAAATTTTTTTCATCGACAGCGTGCATGGACAAGACGTAATTAGGAAAAGGTATCTATCTATCATAATTAAAAagtgaaaaatgaaaaaaaata from Zingiber officinale cultivar Zhangliang chromosome 5B, Zo_v1.1, whole genome shotgun sequence encodes the following:
- the LOC121987848 gene encoding protein LURP-one-related 5-like isoform X1, giving the protein MRHGQTHCVRELKSMESWPETCSTSSAPARRLTVWRKSLLFNSHGYTVFDDADGRIVFRVDNYAHDWRRHTLLMDSHGNVLLTIRRCRPNVRILNLRESWKVYEGDEDTQTMSKDERLRPLFKATKHLGSSSCSISMFADRGSVKSLGGYRMSWSREKEWSKIYQADPNTLVAEVSRKYGSSVTKNLLDKDVLALTVHPGMDQALTMAMIMITNSMSG
- the LOC121987848 gene encoding protein LURP-one-related 5-like isoform X2, encoding MRHGQTHCVRELKSMESWPETCSTSSAPARRLTVWRKSLLFNSHGYTVFDDADGRIVFRVDNYAHDWRRHTLLMDSHGNVLLTIRRCRPNILNLRESWKVYEGDEDTQTMSKDERLRPLFKATKHLGSSSCSISMFADRGSVKSLGGYRMSWSREKEWSKIYQADPNTLVAEVSRKYGSSVTKNLLDKDVLALTVHPGMDQALTMAMIMITNSMSG